One Bombus pyrosoma isolate SC7728 linkage group LG9, ASM1482585v1, whole genome shotgun sequence genomic window carries:
- the LOC122570922 gene encoding V-type proton ATPase 116 kDa subunit a1 isoform X3 codes for MGSLFRSEQMTLCQLFLQSEAAYACVSELGELGLVQFRDLNPDVNAFQRKFVNEVRRCDEMERKLRYLEKEIKKDGIPMLDTGENPEAPQPREMIDLEATFEKLENELREVNQNAETLKRNFLELTELKHILRKTQVFFDEMADPSREEEQVTLLGEEGLRAGGQALKLGFVAGVILRERIPAFERMLWRACRGNVFLRQAEIETPLEDPSTGDQVFKSVFIIFFQGDQLKTRVKKICEGFRATLYPCPEAPADRREMAMGVMTRIEDLNTVLGQTQDHRHRVLVAAAKNIKNWFVKVRKIKAIYHTLNLFNLDVTQKCLIAECWVPVLDIETIQLALRRGTERSGSSVPPILNRMATFEDPPTYNRTNKFTKGFQALVDAYGVASYREMNPSPYTIITFPFLFAVMFGDTGHGLIMFLFGGWMVLKEKPLAAKKSDNEIWNIFFGGRYIIFLMGLFSMYTGLIYNDIFSKSLNIFGSYWRINYNISTIVTNKELQLNPSDTEQYLQIPYPLGMDPVWQLAENKIIFLNSYKMKISIIFGVIHMLFGVIIGLWNHMYFRRQLSIICEFVPQIIFLVFLFLYMVLLMFIKWISYGPNSDNTDPAHGPFCAPSVLITFINMVLFKPGTAPAKECSPWMYSGQSGFQSFLVVIAVLCIPWMLLAKPVSMMYNRKKQHYQLNNHGTENGDIEGAVDAIQPVSGIPQGGHKEEEEDMSEVFIHQGIHTIEYVLGSVSHTASYLRLWALSLAHAQLSEVLWNMVMRNGLTQEGWSGGIILWAVFAFWAVLTVGILVLMEGLSAFLHTLRLHWVEFQSKFYAGQGYGFQPFSFEIILDAAQSTAED; via the exons CTTAATCCCGATGTCAATGCCTTCCAACGAAAATTCGTTAATGAAGTGCGTCGTTGCGATGAAATGGAACGAAAGCTACGATacttggaaaaagaaatcaaaaagGACGGTATACCGATGCTCGATACTGGGGAAAATCCAGAAGCTCCGCAACCCAGGGAAATGATAGATCTCGAAgcaacgtttgaaaaattagaaaatgaattaCGGGAAGTTAATCAGAATGCGGAAACTCTGAAACGTAATTTCTTGGAACTGACTGAACTAAAGCATATACTTAGGAAAACGCAGGTTTTCTTCGATGAG ATGGCAGACCCCAGCCGTGAGGAAGAACAAGTCACTCTCTTGGGTGAAGAGGGCCTCCGCGCTGGCGGCCAGGCTCTCAAGCTCGG aTTCGTGGCAGGAGTTATCCTACGAGAACGTATTCCAGCATTTGAACGTATGCTTTGGCGAGCATGCCGTGGTAATGTATTCCTGCGTCAAGCAGAGATTGAAACCCCTCTGGAAGATCCTTCAACG GGAGATCAAGTCTTTAAATCTGTATTCATCATATTCTTCCAAGGAGATCAATTAAAAACTCGAGTTAAAAAGATTTGCGAAGGATTTAGAGCTACTTTATATCCTTGTCCCGAAGCACCCGCTGATCGTCGTGAGATGGCTATGGGAGTTATGACTCGAATTGAAGATTTAAATACA GTTCTTGGACAAACTCAAGATCATCGACATCGTGTCCTAGTAGCCgctgcaaaaaatattaagaattggTTTGTGAAAGTTCGCAAAATCAAAGCAATCTATcatactttaaatttatttaatttggaTGTTACGCAAAAGTGTCTAATTGCTGAATGTTGGGTTCCTGTGCTAGATATTGAAACAATACAATTAGCATTGCGTCGTGGaact gAACGGAGTGGAAGTTCTGTACCACCGATTTTAAATCGTATGGCAACGTTTGAAGATCCGCCTACTTATAATCGAACCAATAAATTTACCAAAGGTTTCCAAGCTCTGGTAGATGCATATGGAGTAGCTTCTTACAGAGAAATGAATCCATCTCCTTACACTATTATAACATTTCCATTCTTATTTGCTGTTATGTTTGGTGATACTGGGCATGGTTTAATTATGTTTCTCTTTGGCGGATGGAtggtattaaaagaaaaaccaTTGGCTGCAAAGAAATCtgataatgaaatttggaATATCTTCTTTGGTGGTcgatatatcatttttctaatgGGCTTATTTTCAATGTATACTGGACTTATATACAATGacatattttctaaatcattAAATATCTTTGGGTCATATTGGAGaatcaattataatatttcaacgatagTCACAAATAAGGAGTTGCAATTAAATCCTAGTGATACAgaacaatatttacaaattccaTATCCCCTAGGAATGGATCCTGTGTGGCAATTAgcagagaataaaattatttttctaaattcatacaaaatgaaaatatctatCATTTTTGGAGTCATACATATGTTGTTTGGTGTGATAATTGGTCTATGGAACCATATGTATTTCAGGAGACAGCTGAGCATAATTTGTGAATTTGTCCCTCAGATTATTTTCCTAGTATTCCTTTTCCTTTACATGGTATTACTTATGTTTATTAAATGGATTAGCTATGGTCCTAATAGCGATA acaCAGATCCAGCACATGGACCATTCTGTGCACCATCagtattaattacatttattaacatGGTATTATTCAAGCCTGGTACTGCACCAGCCAAAGAATGTAGCCCCTGGATGTACAGTGGGCAAAGTGGATTCCAATCGTTCCTCGTTGTAATAGCTGTTCTTTGCATTCCATGGATGTTATTGGCAAAACCTGTTTCAATGATGTACAATAGAAAGAAACAACATTATCAG TTAAACAATCATGGTACAGAAAATGGTGACATAGAAGGCGCTGTTGATGCTATACAACCAGTAAGTGGAATTCCTCAAGGAGGtcacaaagaagaagaagaggataTGAGTGAAGTATTTATTCATCAGGGCATTCATACCATTGAATACGTTCTTGGTAGTGTATCTCACACTGCATCCTATCTTCGTTTATGGGCCTTATCTCTTGCCCATGCAC aattatcaGAAGTATTGTGGAACATGGTAATGAGAAATGGGTTAACTCAAGAAGGTTGGTCAGGAGGTATCATTTTATGGGCTGTATTTGCATTTTGGGCTGTTTTAACTGTCGGCATTCTAGTTCTTATGGAAGGCTTATCAGCTTTCTTACATACACTTCGACTTCATTG GGTCGAATTTCAAAGCAAATTTTATGCTGGACAAGGATACGGCTTTCAACcattttcgtttgaaattattttggatGCAGCTCAATCTACTGCAGAAGATTAA
- the LOC122570922 gene encoding V-type proton ATPase 116 kDa subunit a1 isoform X2 — MGSLFRSEQMTLCQLFLQSEAAYACVSELGELGLVQFRDLNPDVNAFQRKFVNEVRRCDEMERKLRYLEKEIKKDGIPMLDTGENPEAPQPREMIDLEATFEKLENELREVNQNAETLKRNFLELTELKHILRKTQVFFDEQEHAGLNPTESMTRALISDDNIARQTALGPVQLGFVAGVILRERIPAFERMLWRACRGNVFLRQAEIETPLEDPSTGDQVFKSVFIIFFQGDQLKTRVKKICEGFRATLYPCPEAPADRREMAMGVMTRIEDLNTVLGQTQDHRHRVLVAAAKNIKNWFVKVRKIKAIYHTLNLFNLDVTQKCLIAECWVPVLDIETIQLALRRGTERSGSSVPPILNRMATFEDPPTYNRTNKFTKGFQALVDAYGVASYREMNPSPYTIITFPFLFAVMFGDTGHGLIMFLFGGWMVLKEKPLAAKKSDNEIWNIFFGGRYIIFLMGLFSMYTGLIYNDIFSKSLNIFGSYWRINYNISTIVTNKELQLNPSDTEQYLQIPYPLGMDPVWQLAENKIIFLNSYKMKISIIFGVIHMLFGVIIGLWNHMYFRRQLSIICEFVPQIIFLVFLFLYMVLLMFIKWISYGPNSDNTDPAHGPFCAPSVLITFINMVLFKPGTAPAKECSPWMYSGQSGFQSFLVVIAVLCIPWMLLAKPVSMMYNRKKQHYQLNNHGTENGDIEGAVDAIQPVSGIPQGGHKEEEEDMSEVFIHQGIHTIEYVLGSVSHTASYLRLWALSLAHAQLSEVLWNMVMRNGLTQEGWSGGIILWAVFAFWAVLTVGILVLMEGLSAFLHTLRLHWVEFQSKFYAGQGYGFQPFSFEIILDAAQSTAED; from the exons CTTAATCCCGATGTCAATGCCTTCCAACGAAAATTCGTTAATGAAGTGCGTCGTTGCGATGAAATGGAACGAAAGCTACGATacttggaaaaagaaatcaaaaagGACGGTATACCGATGCTCGATACTGGGGAAAATCCAGAAGCTCCGCAACCCAGGGAAATGATAGATCTCGAAgcaacgtttgaaaaattagaaaatgaattaCGGGAAGTTAATCAGAATGCGGAAACTCTGAAACGTAATTTCTTGGAACTGACTGAACTAAAGCATATACTTAGGAAAACGCAGGTTTTCTTCGATGAG CAAGAGCACGCAGGCTTGAATCCTACCGAGTCCATGACACGTGCATTGATTAGTGATGATAATATCGCCCGCCAGACTGCCCTTGGTCCTGTCCAACTGGG aTTCGTGGCAGGAGTTATCCTACGAGAACGTATTCCAGCATTTGAACGTATGCTTTGGCGAGCATGCCGTGGTAATGTATTCCTGCGTCAAGCAGAGATTGAAACCCCTCTGGAAGATCCTTCAACG GGAGATCAAGTCTTTAAATCTGTATTCATCATATTCTTCCAAGGAGATCAATTAAAAACTCGAGTTAAAAAGATTTGCGAAGGATTTAGAGCTACTTTATATCCTTGTCCCGAAGCACCCGCTGATCGTCGTGAGATGGCTATGGGAGTTATGACTCGAATTGAAGATTTAAATACA GTTCTTGGACAAACTCAAGATCATCGACATCGTGTCCTAGTAGCCgctgcaaaaaatattaagaattggTTTGTGAAAGTTCGCAAAATCAAAGCAATCTATcatactttaaatttatttaatttggaTGTTACGCAAAAGTGTCTAATTGCTGAATGTTGGGTTCCTGTGCTAGATATTGAAACAATACAATTAGCATTGCGTCGTGGaact gAACGGAGTGGAAGTTCTGTACCACCGATTTTAAATCGTATGGCAACGTTTGAAGATCCGCCTACTTATAATCGAACCAATAAATTTACCAAAGGTTTCCAAGCTCTGGTAGATGCATATGGAGTAGCTTCTTACAGAGAAATGAATCCATCTCCTTACACTATTATAACATTTCCATTCTTATTTGCTGTTATGTTTGGTGATACTGGGCATGGTTTAATTATGTTTCTCTTTGGCGGATGGAtggtattaaaagaaaaaccaTTGGCTGCAAAGAAATCtgataatgaaatttggaATATCTTCTTTGGTGGTcgatatatcatttttctaatgGGCTTATTTTCAATGTATACTGGACTTATATACAATGacatattttctaaatcattAAATATCTTTGGGTCATATTGGAGaatcaattataatatttcaacgatagTCACAAATAAGGAGTTGCAATTAAATCCTAGTGATACAgaacaatatttacaaattccaTATCCCCTAGGAATGGATCCTGTGTGGCAATTAgcagagaataaaattatttttctaaattcatacaaaatgaaaatatctatCATTTTTGGAGTCATACATATGTTGTTTGGTGTGATAATTGGTCTATGGAACCATATGTATTTCAGGAGACAGCTGAGCATAATTTGTGAATTTGTCCCTCAGATTATTTTCCTAGTATTCCTTTTCCTTTACATGGTATTACTTATGTTTATTAAATGGATTAGCTATGGTCCTAATAGCGATA acaCAGATCCAGCACATGGACCATTCTGTGCACCATCagtattaattacatttattaacatGGTATTATTCAAGCCTGGTACTGCACCAGCCAAAGAATGTAGCCCCTGGATGTACAGTGGGCAAAGTGGATTCCAATCGTTCCTCGTTGTAATAGCTGTTCTTTGCATTCCATGGATGTTATTGGCAAAACCTGTTTCAATGATGTACAATAGAAAGAAACAACATTATCAG TTAAACAATCATGGTACAGAAAATGGTGACATAGAAGGCGCTGTTGATGCTATACAACCAGTAAGTGGAATTCCTCAAGGAGGtcacaaagaagaagaagaggataTGAGTGAAGTATTTATTCATCAGGGCATTCATACCATTGAATACGTTCTTGGTAGTGTATCTCACACTGCATCCTATCTTCGTTTATGGGCCTTATCTCTTGCCCATGCAC aattatcaGAAGTATTGTGGAACATGGTAATGAGAAATGGGTTAACTCAAGAAGGTTGGTCAGGAGGTATCATTTTATGGGCTGTATTTGCATTTTGGGCTGTTTTAACTGTCGGCATTCTAGTTCTTATGGAAGGCTTATCAGCTTTCTTACATACACTTCGACTTCATTG GGTCGAATTTCAAAGCAAATTTTATGCTGGACAAGGATACGGCTTTCAACcattttcgtttgaaattattttggatGCAGCTCAATCTACTGCAGAAGATTAA
- the LOC122570922 gene encoding V-type proton ATPase 116 kDa subunit a1 isoform X4 produces MGSLFRSEQMTLCQLFLQSEAAYACVSELGELGLVQFRDLNPDVNAFQRKFVNEVRRCDEMERKLRYLEKEIKKDGIPMLDTGENPEAPQPREMIDLEATFEKLENELREVNQNAETLKRNFLELTELKHILRKTQVFFDEHLYTTADTIGSHYRNPLRFVAGVILRERIPAFERMLWRACRGNVFLRQAEIETPLEDPSTGDQVFKSVFIIFFQGDQLKTRVKKICEGFRATLYPCPEAPADRREMAMGVMTRIEDLNTVLGQTQDHRHRVLVAAAKNIKNWFVKVRKIKAIYHTLNLFNLDVTQKCLIAECWVPVLDIETIQLALRRGTERSGSSVPPILNRMATFEDPPTYNRTNKFTKGFQALVDAYGVASYREMNPSPYTIITFPFLFAVMFGDTGHGLIMFLFGGWMVLKEKPLAAKKSDNEIWNIFFGGRYIIFLMGLFSMYTGLIYNDIFSKSLNIFGSYWRINYNISTIVTNKELQLNPSDTEQYLQIPYPLGMDPVWQLAENKIIFLNSYKMKISIIFGVIHMLFGVIIGLWNHMYFRRQLSIICEFVPQIIFLVFLFLYMVLLMFIKWISYGPNSDNTDPAHGPFCAPSVLITFINMVLFKPGTAPAKECSPWMYSGQSGFQSFLVVIAVLCIPWMLLAKPVSMMYNRKKQHYQLNNHGTENGDIEGAVDAIQPVSGIPQGGHKEEEEDMSEVFIHQGIHTIEYVLGSVSHTASYLRLWALSLAHAQLSEVLWNMVMRNGLTQEGWSGGIILWAVFAFWAVLTVGILVLMEGLSAFLHTLRLHWVEFQSKFYAGQGYGFQPFSFEIILDAAQSTAED; encoded by the exons CTTAATCCCGATGTCAATGCCTTCCAACGAAAATTCGTTAATGAAGTGCGTCGTTGCGATGAAATGGAACGAAAGCTACGATacttggaaaaagaaatcaaaaagGACGGTATACCGATGCTCGATACTGGGGAAAATCCAGAAGCTCCGCAACCCAGGGAAATGATAGATCTCGAAgcaacgtttgaaaaattagaaaatgaattaCGGGAAGTTAATCAGAATGCGGAAACTCTGAAACGTAATTTCTTGGAACTGACTGAACTAAAGCATATACTTAGGAAAACGCAGGTTTTCTTCGATGAG CACCTGTATACTACGGCAGACACCATAGGATCACACTATAGGAATCCCCTCAG aTTCGTGGCAGGAGTTATCCTACGAGAACGTATTCCAGCATTTGAACGTATGCTTTGGCGAGCATGCCGTGGTAATGTATTCCTGCGTCAAGCAGAGATTGAAACCCCTCTGGAAGATCCTTCAACG GGAGATCAAGTCTTTAAATCTGTATTCATCATATTCTTCCAAGGAGATCAATTAAAAACTCGAGTTAAAAAGATTTGCGAAGGATTTAGAGCTACTTTATATCCTTGTCCCGAAGCACCCGCTGATCGTCGTGAGATGGCTATGGGAGTTATGACTCGAATTGAAGATTTAAATACA GTTCTTGGACAAACTCAAGATCATCGACATCGTGTCCTAGTAGCCgctgcaaaaaatattaagaattggTTTGTGAAAGTTCGCAAAATCAAAGCAATCTATcatactttaaatttatttaatttggaTGTTACGCAAAAGTGTCTAATTGCTGAATGTTGGGTTCCTGTGCTAGATATTGAAACAATACAATTAGCATTGCGTCGTGGaact gAACGGAGTGGAAGTTCTGTACCACCGATTTTAAATCGTATGGCAACGTTTGAAGATCCGCCTACTTATAATCGAACCAATAAATTTACCAAAGGTTTCCAAGCTCTGGTAGATGCATATGGAGTAGCTTCTTACAGAGAAATGAATCCATCTCCTTACACTATTATAACATTTCCATTCTTATTTGCTGTTATGTTTGGTGATACTGGGCATGGTTTAATTATGTTTCTCTTTGGCGGATGGAtggtattaaaagaaaaaccaTTGGCTGCAAAGAAATCtgataatgaaatttggaATATCTTCTTTGGTGGTcgatatatcatttttctaatgGGCTTATTTTCAATGTATACTGGACTTATATACAATGacatattttctaaatcattAAATATCTTTGGGTCATATTGGAGaatcaattataatatttcaacgatagTCACAAATAAGGAGTTGCAATTAAATCCTAGTGATACAgaacaatatttacaaattccaTATCCCCTAGGAATGGATCCTGTGTGGCAATTAgcagagaataaaattatttttctaaattcatacaaaatgaaaatatctatCATTTTTGGAGTCATACATATGTTGTTTGGTGTGATAATTGGTCTATGGAACCATATGTATTTCAGGAGACAGCTGAGCATAATTTGTGAATTTGTCCCTCAGATTATTTTCCTAGTATTCCTTTTCCTTTACATGGTATTACTTATGTTTATTAAATGGATTAGCTATGGTCCTAATAGCGATA acaCAGATCCAGCACATGGACCATTCTGTGCACCATCagtattaattacatttattaacatGGTATTATTCAAGCCTGGTACTGCACCAGCCAAAGAATGTAGCCCCTGGATGTACAGTGGGCAAAGTGGATTCCAATCGTTCCTCGTTGTAATAGCTGTTCTTTGCATTCCATGGATGTTATTGGCAAAACCTGTTTCAATGATGTACAATAGAAAGAAACAACATTATCAG TTAAACAATCATGGTACAGAAAATGGTGACATAGAAGGCGCTGTTGATGCTATACAACCAGTAAGTGGAATTCCTCAAGGAGGtcacaaagaagaagaagaggataTGAGTGAAGTATTTATTCATCAGGGCATTCATACCATTGAATACGTTCTTGGTAGTGTATCTCACACTGCATCCTATCTTCGTTTATGGGCCTTATCTCTTGCCCATGCAC aattatcaGAAGTATTGTGGAACATGGTAATGAGAAATGGGTTAACTCAAGAAGGTTGGTCAGGAGGTATCATTTTATGGGCTGTATTTGCATTTTGGGCTGTTTTAACTGTCGGCATTCTAGTTCTTATGGAAGGCTTATCAGCTTTCTTACATACACTTCGACTTCATTG GGTCGAATTTCAAAGCAAATTTTATGCTGGACAAGGATACGGCTTTCAACcattttcgtttgaaattattttggatGCAGCTCAATCTACTGCAGAAGATTAA
- the LOC122570922 gene encoding V-type proton ATPase 116 kDa subunit a1 isoform X1 yields MGSLFRSEQMTLCQLFLQSEAAYACVSELGELGLVQFRDLNPDVNAFQRKFVNEVRRCDEMERKLRYLEKEIKKDGIPMLDTGENPEAPQPREMIDLEATFEKLENELREVNQNAETLKRNFLELTELKHILRKTQVFFDEAEHGGVVSQMADPSREEEQVTLLGEEGLRAGGQALKLGFVAGVILRERIPAFERMLWRACRGNVFLRQAEIETPLEDPSTGDQVFKSVFIIFFQGDQLKTRVKKICEGFRATLYPCPEAPADRREMAMGVMTRIEDLNTVLGQTQDHRHRVLVAAAKNIKNWFVKVRKIKAIYHTLNLFNLDVTQKCLIAECWVPVLDIETIQLALRRGTERSGSSVPPILNRMATFEDPPTYNRTNKFTKGFQALVDAYGVASYREMNPSPYTIITFPFLFAVMFGDTGHGLIMFLFGGWMVLKEKPLAAKKSDNEIWNIFFGGRYIIFLMGLFSMYTGLIYNDIFSKSLNIFGSYWRINYNISTIVTNKELQLNPSDTEQYLQIPYPLGMDPVWQLAENKIIFLNSYKMKISIIFGVIHMLFGVIIGLWNHMYFRRQLSIICEFVPQIIFLVFLFLYMVLLMFIKWISYGPNSDNTDPAHGPFCAPSVLITFINMVLFKPGTAPAKECSPWMYSGQSGFQSFLVVIAVLCIPWMLLAKPVSMMYNRKKQHYQLNNHGTENGDIEGAVDAIQPVSGIPQGGHKEEEEDMSEVFIHQGIHTIEYVLGSVSHTASYLRLWALSLAHAQLSEVLWNMVMRNGLTQEGWSGGIILWAVFAFWAVLTVGILVLMEGLSAFLHTLRLHWVEFQSKFYAGQGYGFQPFSFEIILDAAQSTAED; encoded by the exons CTTAATCCCGATGTCAATGCCTTCCAACGAAAATTCGTTAATGAAGTGCGTCGTTGCGATGAAATGGAACGAAAGCTACGATacttggaaaaagaaatcaaaaagGACGGTATACCGATGCTCGATACTGGGGAAAATCCAGAAGCTCCGCAACCCAGGGAAATGATAGATCTCGAAgcaacgtttgaaaaattagaaaatgaattaCGGGAAGTTAATCAGAATGCGGAAACTCTGAAACGTAATTTCTTGGAACTGACTGAACTAAAGCATATACTTAGGAAAACGCAGGTTTTCTTCGATGAG GCTGAGCATGGAGGTGTCGTGTCGCAGATGGCAGACCCCAGCCGTGAGGAAGAACAAGTCACTCTCTTGGGTGAAGAGGGCCTCCGCGCTGGCGGCCAGGCTCTCAAGCTCGG aTTCGTGGCAGGAGTTATCCTACGAGAACGTATTCCAGCATTTGAACGTATGCTTTGGCGAGCATGCCGTGGTAATGTATTCCTGCGTCAAGCAGAGATTGAAACCCCTCTGGAAGATCCTTCAACG GGAGATCAAGTCTTTAAATCTGTATTCATCATATTCTTCCAAGGAGATCAATTAAAAACTCGAGTTAAAAAGATTTGCGAAGGATTTAGAGCTACTTTATATCCTTGTCCCGAAGCACCCGCTGATCGTCGTGAGATGGCTATGGGAGTTATGACTCGAATTGAAGATTTAAATACA GTTCTTGGACAAACTCAAGATCATCGACATCGTGTCCTAGTAGCCgctgcaaaaaatattaagaattggTTTGTGAAAGTTCGCAAAATCAAAGCAATCTATcatactttaaatttatttaatttggaTGTTACGCAAAAGTGTCTAATTGCTGAATGTTGGGTTCCTGTGCTAGATATTGAAACAATACAATTAGCATTGCGTCGTGGaact gAACGGAGTGGAAGTTCTGTACCACCGATTTTAAATCGTATGGCAACGTTTGAAGATCCGCCTACTTATAATCGAACCAATAAATTTACCAAAGGTTTCCAAGCTCTGGTAGATGCATATGGAGTAGCTTCTTACAGAGAAATGAATCCATCTCCTTACACTATTATAACATTTCCATTCTTATTTGCTGTTATGTTTGGTGATACTGGGCATGGTTTAATTATGTTTCTCTTTGGCGGATGGAtggtattaaaagaaaaaccaTTGGCTGCAAAGAAATCtgataatgaaatttggaATATCTTCTTTGGTGGTcgatatatcatttttctaatgGGCTTATTTTCAATGTATACTGGACTTATATACAATGacatattttctaaatcattAAATATCTTTGGGTCATATTGGAGaatcaattataatatttcaacgatagTCACAAATAAGGAGTTGCAATTAAATCCTAGTGATACAgaacaatatttacaaattccaTATCCCCTAGGAATGGATCCTGTGTGGCAATTAgcagagaataaaattatttttctaaattcatacaaaatgaaaatatctatCATTTTTGGAGTCATACATATGTTGTTTGGTGTGATAATTGGTCTATGGAACCATATGTATTTCAGGAGACAGCTGAGCATAATTTGTGAATTTGTCCCTCAGATTATTTTCCTAGTATTCCTTTTCCTTTACATGGTATTACTTATGTTTATTAAATGGATTAGCTATGGTCCTAATAGCGATA acaCAGATCCAGCACATGGACCATTCTGTGCACCATCagtattaattacatttattaacatGGTATTATTCAAGCCTGGTACTGCACCAGCCAAAGAATGTAGCCCCTGGATGTACAGTGGGCAAAGTGGATTCCAATCGTTCCTCGTTGTAATAGCTGTTCTTTGCATTCCATGGATGTTATTGGCAAAACCTGTTTCAATGATGTACAATAGAAAGAAACAACATTATCAG TTAAACAATCATGGTACAGAAAATGGTGACATAGAAGGCGCTGTTGATGCTATACAACCAGTAAGTGGAATTCCTCAAGGAGGtcacaaagaagaagaagaggataTGAGTGAAGTATTTATTCATCAGGGCATTCATACCATTGAATACGTTCTTGGTAGTGTATCTCACACTGCATCCTATCTTCGTTTATGGGCCTTATCTCTTGCCCATGCAC aattatcaGAAGTATTGTGGAACATGGTAATGAGAAATGGGTTAACTCAAGAAGGTTGGTCAGGAGGTATCATTTTATGGGCTGTATTTGCATTTTGGGCTGTTTTAACTGTCGGCATTCTAGTTCTTATGGAAGGCTTATCAGCTTTCTTACATACACTTCGACTTCATTG GGTCGAATTTCAAAGCAAATTTTATGCTGGACAAGGATACGGCTTTCAACcattttcgtttgaaattattttggatGCAGCTCAATCTACTGCAGAAGATTAA